TGGGCGTCTCAGCCCCAAACCCCGCCCCTAGCGCGCGGTCCGCCGGCGCAGGCGAGACGAAGGGATAGCGAGGCCGGAAGTGCTTTGTAGCGCCTCGGCTGGTGCTTCCAAGTTCCGGCTCGAGTCGCCTACTTGAAGCCTGTGCGCCGGTAGCTGTGGAGTCGAAGGGAGCTGGTCAGGTGAGAAGCACGCAGGCGCCGACTCGCAGGACCGAGGGGGCCAGGACCAGTCCTGGGGAGGGCAAGGAGTGCGCTGGCCCGAGGATCAGTCCCTCCTTTCTCCGCAGGATGATCACCGATGTGCAGCTCGCCATCTTCGCCAACATGCTGGGCGTGTCGCTTTTCTTGCTTGTCGTTCTCTACCACTACGTGGCAGTCAACAATCCCAAGAAGCAGGAATGAAAGTGGCGCTTTCTCTGCCCCAGGTAACGGTCCGGGGCTGTAGCACCCAGGCCCTAGAAAGCTGAGTGACGAAGGCAGGCCGCGTCAGGGTCCGCAGGATTCAAAACTTCAAGTCAGAAAGTGTCGGGCCAAGCATGATACAGTCCAGAACAGGGCCCCATGTCCTCACTGAATAGAGTGCGCCTTACAGTGCTCTGCCCCTTCCCCTAAACTGCTTCCTGCTAGGATGGGGGTGGGTTCCCTGATTTCCCTTGTCTCCATCTTGAGGTCTCCAGTAGGTAGTTGCCCAGTTACAGGGTATAGCAATAATACCAATAGGAAGAAAGGCATTGGGTGCCATATAGCCCCTTTTCCAAGGAGCTTGAGGTCTTATTTaggaaggagtttttttttttttttttcctttgtgaggtaaaaatggaaacatttttatGTTCTCAAGCCAGAGACATTGGTTTAGGGGTTAGCTACTGTAGATCCAAGCCAGACagaaaaaagggaggggaaaggccttggaa
The genomic region above belongs to Jaculus jaculus isolate mJacJac1 chromosome 5, mJacJac1.mat.Y.cur, whole genome shotgun sequence and contains:
- the Ost4 gene encoding dolichyl-diphosphooligosaccharide--protein glycosyltransferase subunit 4, producing the protein MITDVQLAIFANMLGVSLFLLVVLYHYVAVNNPKKQE